CTCAACGGGTGAGTATTTGAAACAACCGACCCTGTCTAATTGTGCCTCTTTAAGGAAGGCTAGTAATTCGGAAAACTCCTCTTCTGTTTCACCAGGGAAACCTACAATGAATGTGGAGCGTAATGTAATATCAGGGCAAATTTCTCTCCATGAAGCAATCCGCAATAAGGTATTTTCACTACTTGCGGGTCTTTTCATCGCTTTTAATATGCGTGAATTGGCATGTTGTAATGGTATGTCCAGGTAAGGCAAAATCAGGCCATCGCGCATTAGAGGAACAATATCATCAACATGGGGATAGGGATAAACATAATGGAGTCTCACCCAAATTCCTAATTCGCCTAATTGTTCGCATAGATCGTAAAAACGGGTATTGACTGTTTTTCCTTGCCATTCGACTTGCTGATAACGTGTATCCACGCCATAAGCACTGGTGTCTTGTGAGATAACCAGTAATTCTTTAACTCCGGCTTGTTTTAATTTTTTGGCTTCAGTAAGAATTTGAGCCATTGGATAACTTTGCAATTTCCCTCTCATCGTAGGGATAATGCAAAAAGTACATTTTTGGTTGCATCCCTCTGATATTTTTAAATAAGCATAATGGCGAGGTGTCAGTTTTATTCCCTGTGGGGGAATGAGTTGTGTAAATGGGTCTGCAGGAGGAGGCAAGTGTTGGTGTACCGCATTGACTACTTCTTCGTAGGCATGTGCGCCACTGATATGCAGGACATCAGGACAGGCATTTTTAATTACATCCGCTTTAGCTCCTAAACATCCAGTAACGATCACTCGCCCGTTTTCAGCCATCGCTTCTTTAATCGTGTCCAGTGATTCTTGAACAGCGCTGTCAATGAAGCCGCACGTATTAATTACAACGACTCCAGCATCCTGATAAGTGGGGACTAACTCATAGCCTTGCGCTTTAAGTTGAGTAATGATTCGCTCTGAATCGACCAATGCTTTGGGGCATCCTAAACTTACAAATCCTACTTTATGATTCATAAACTTCTATCTGTAAAAAAAATGAACTAATTATACTGCCTAATCGTTTAAGTGTCGACTGATTTCATACAAAAGTATCAACGATTCCTTTAGTTCGCATCAATGTTTTTTATTGTTTGCATGAATTCATCGGCGTTAAACTCACCAACTTTTTTCAAATTATTGAGTTGTACGCCCTGAGCATTAAAAAAGATAAAGGTCGGAGGGGCTACTACACGGAAATGCTGCATTAATGCTCTATCATTTTGATTATTGGCAGTCACATCCACTTTTATAACGATAAAATGGCTCAATGCTTTTTGTACACGAGGGTCTTTGAACGTGGTGTTTTCCATCACTTTACATGAGGCACACCAGTCAGCATAAAAATCAAGCATCACTGGTTTTCCAAACGCTTGTTTTATAGCCAGTTCAACACTTTTAACAGATTGGGCTCTAGCCGATTCAAAAGCGTTGGTTGCAGTAGGAGCTGCTTGCAAATTGGCTAAAGGCTGTAAAGGGTTCGAAGATCCCATACTAGCCCCAATGAGAATTAGCAATCCATAGGTTAATAAAATGATCCCAATGCCTTGGCATAGCTTTTCCTGATTTGTGTTGGCTTTGGTTAAAGCGCCTGAGTAAATACCAGAAAAAATCAGGAGACAAGCCCATAGTCCCATGACCAGACCTGCTGGTAAAATGCGTGCCATCAGATAAATAGCGACAGCAAGTAGTAATATGCCAAAAAAAGCTTTAACAGCATTCATCCAGCTTCCTGATTCGGGTAGCCATTTACCAGCAGAAGTTCCTATCAACAGTAATGGAGTACCCATGCCGAGGCTTAAGGTAAACAGAGTGACACTGCCGAGTAATACATTTCCGGTTTGTGCTATGTAGGTTAATACTCCAATTAATGGTGCTGTGACGCATGGTGACAGAATGAGAGTGGACAAACATCCCATGATGGCTGCACCAAGATAGTGCCCGCCTCGTTGTTCACGACTTGAACCCACTATTTTGCTTTGCCACGCATCAGGTAGTTTGAATTCATAAAAGCCAAACATGGACAAGGCCAGTAAAACGAATATCAGACTGAACAGACTGATAGCCCATGGTGACTGCATACTGATTTGTAAATTGGCTCCAAGCAGAGCAACGACAGCGCCCACAACGGCATAAGTGACGGACATGCTGAGCACGTAGCTTAATGACAGGAAAAACGCTTTTTTCGTGGTTGCAGTTTTTCCATGACCAACAATAATACCTGAAAGGACAGGAACCATGGGAAGTATACAAGGCGTGAAAGACAGGAGCAGACCAAACCCGTAAAATATAAGCAGAATCATTATCCAATTATGATTCGCAAAAATATCAGCAATGTCTTGTTCCGATTTTTCAGGTTTTTCAAGGGTGGTTTCCTCTGGTGCCTTCAATGTTTCCAAATCAACTTGGGAAAGGGCCAGTTTATCGTCAATTGTCAGTTTGATTTGTTTTACTTCGGGGGGATAACAAAAACCATCATCAGCACATCCTTGAAAACGCAAATTGACTATTGTTTCCCCAGGGGTAATGCCCAGTACTCCCACAGGAAGAGTGAGTTGATTGCGATAAACCTTAAAGGTTCGTCCTTGTTTATCCGTTTTGGTTAAGGGGGTGGGGAAGCGAAGAGTTCCAAGCTGTGCTATGTCATCATTATCGGAATTTAATTGAATACGGTCGCTATATAAAAAATACTTGGGCAAGATATCCCATTGTATGGCAAAGGTATTAGGATCTATTTTTTTTACATTAACCTTAAATACTTCAGCGGCTGGCAAGGGCTCGGCATGAACAAAAAAGGAAGTTAAAAATAATAGGGATAATAAGGGCCATTTTTTCATTCGATATCTTTTACTGTTACTAATAAACATTATTGTAGACTCTGTAATCCCAAATCCAAAATTTTTTTTGATTTTACCCTTGAAAGTTTGTTTCTTGTCCCCATATCGCTGTCATCGGTATTGTTTGTCCTAAGGAAAGCAATACTTAAATGATTTAAAGTTTAATTTAATCAGGAGAGAAAAGTATGAAAATTCGTCCTTTACACGATCGCGTTGTTGTTCGTCGTATGGAAGAAGAGCGTACCACTGCTGGTGGTATTGTTATTCCAGACAGTGCTACCGAGAAACCTATGCGTGGCGAGATCATTGCAGTTGGCGCTGGCAAAGTATTAGAAAACGGTGATGTTCGTGCTTTAGCAGTTAAAGTAGGTGATGTGGTATTGTTTGGCAAGTACTCTGGTACTGAAGTTAAAGTTGATGGAAAAGAATTAGTTGTGATGCGCGAAGACGACATCATGGGTGTAATCGAGAAGTAATCTAATTGTTTAAAGGAGACAATGATAATGGCTAAAGAATTACGTTTTGGTGATGACGCTCGCCTACAAATGCTTGCTGGCGTCAATGCATTAGCAGATGCAGTTCAAGTTACTATGGGTCCACGTGGCCGTAATGTTGTATTGGAAAAATCTTATGGCGCTCCTACTGTAACCAAAGACGGTGTGTCTGTTGCCAAAGAAATTGAGTTTGAGCATCGCTTCATGAACATGGGCGCTCAAATGGTTAAAGAAGTGGCTTCTAAAACTTCTGATACCGCTGGTGATGGTACTACTACTGCAACAGTATTGGCTCGTTCTATTCTTGTTGAAGGTCACAAGGCAGTTGCTGCTGGAATGAACCCAATGGATCTCAAACGCGGTATTGACAAGGCAGTATTAGCAGTTACCAAAAAATTACAAGCTATGTCTAAGCCATGCAAAGACAGCAAGGCTATCGCTCAAGTTGGAACTATTTCTGCTAATTCTGATGAAGCGATTGGTGCTATCATTGCTGAAGCAATGGAAAAAGTTGGTAAAGAGGGTGTTATTACCGTTGAAGATGGTAATGGATTGGAAAATGAGCTTTCTGTTGTTGAAGGTATGCAATTTGATCGCGGTTACATTTCTCCATACTTCATCAACAACCAACAAAACATGAGCTGCGAACTTGAGCATCCATTCATTTTATTGGTTGACAAAAAAGTTTCCAGCATTCGTGAAATGTTGTCAGTACTTGAGGGTGTTGCCAAATCTGGACGTCCTTTATTGATCATTGCAGAAGATGTTGAAGGCGAAGCTTTAGCTACTCTGGTAGTTAACAATATGCGCGGTATTGTAAAAGTGTGTGCTGTCAAAGCGCCTGGTTTTGGCGATCGTCGCAAAGCGATGCTGCAAGACATTGCTATTTTGACTAAGGGTCAAGTTATTTCTGAAGAAATTGGCAAGAGCCTGGAAGGTGCTACTCTGGAAGATCTTGGTAGTGCTAAGCGAATCGTTGTTACCAAAGAAAACACTACTATCATTGATGGTGAAGGTAAAGCAGCTGAAATTAATGCTCGTATTGCTCAAATTCGTGCACAAATGGAAGAAACCACTTCTGATTATGATAGAGAAAAATTACAAGAGCGCGTTGCTAAATTAGCTGGTGGTGTTGCTGTTATCAAAGTTGGCGCTGCTACAGAAGTTGAAATGAAAGAGAAGAAAGCTCGTGTTGAAGATGCTCTTCATGCTACTCGCGCTGCAGTAGAAGAAGGTATTGTTGCTGGTGGTGGTGTTGCCTTGATTCGTGCTCAGAAAGCTCTTGATGCATTGAAAGGCGATAACGACGATCAAAATATGGGTATCAATATTTTACGTCGTGCTATTGAATCTCCAATGCGCCAGATTGTTACTAACGCAGGATACGAAGCTTCTGTTGTAGTAAACAAGGTAGCTGAACATAAAGACAACTACGGTTTCAATGCTGCAACTGGTGAATACGGTGATATGGTTGAGATGGGTATTCTTGATCCAACCAAAGTAACCCGTATGGCTCTGCAAAATGCTGCGTCTGTAGCTAGCCTGATGTTGACTACTGAGTGTATGGTTGCTGACCTGCCTAAGAAAGACGAAGGTGTTGGTGCCGGAGATATGGGCGGCATGGGCGGAATGGGTGGCATGGGCGGAATGATGTAATTTTCTCCCGGTTATCCAATAAAAACCCGCTGTAAAGGCGGGTTTTTTATTGATGTCAATTTTGTTCTTTAACTATTTTGAACTATTCTTAATAACGTGAATAAATAACAAGGAAAGAATAATGAGTAAAGTAATTAAAAAGCTGGAAGTTGCGCTTGCTGATACTTATGCGTTGTACCTGAAAACACAAAATTACCATTGGCACGTTACCGGACCTCAATTTAAAAGTTTGCATGAATTATTTGAGATGCAATATAAAGAACTGGCGGAAGCAGTGGACCAAATTGCAGAACGCATTCGAATTATGGGTCATAAGGCTCCCGCAACCTTTACTGAGTTTAATCAATTGAAAACGATTAAAGATGGTGATTCCGGATTGAGTGCTAATGAGATGGTCAGTGAGTTAGCAAAAGATAATATGATGATAGTAAAAGATTTGAATCAGGCAATTAAAATTGCTCAGGAAAATGAAGACGAAGGTACTGTGACTATACTAAGTGATCGGGTTGCTGCTCATGAGAAAGCTCATTGGATGTTATCAGCCTCAAAGGAAAAGAAATAAAATATTCATTTTTACTATTTGCATGTAAGTATCAGCTGATATGGAATCAGTGCCTGTCTTCAAGTAATGGGATGTTTACAAAAAACTTCAAAAGCCATAAATGGATTTTATACGCTGCCAATATGGAACAATTTGTGTTTGTTAAACATCCTCATTCATTAAGTTTCCAAATTATCTTCCAGAGTAATAATTCATTCTTGTATGAATGAGAGCGTAGTCGTAAAATGATCGACTCATTCATTTGGCAGCACCATTGGCTAAGGATTGCTTTGTGTTTCGATTTTTATTTCCTCTCAGTCTTTTTATAAGTTCGATTCTTCTATTCAGTATCCAACCCATGGTTGCAAAAACAATACTTCCAATTTATGGGGGAACACCAGGTGTGTGGACAGTTTGTGTGCTTTTTTTTCAATTTATTCTGCTTATTGCATATGGCTATGTATGGCTTTTAAGCCAGATTAAGAGGCCAGCCATTTGGCGTTTAATCCATATGGTTGTGGTTGTTTTAAGTTTTACTGCATTTCCATTGCTGTTTCATCCTGCCACGAGCGATGGACAACCTGAATGGGTGATTCTAAATAATTTGTTAATGCAACTGGGTTTACCTTTGTTAGTGATTGGGGCTTCTGCTCCTCTATTACAATTTGCCTATAGCCAGACAAAAAGCAAAGGAGCTTCAGACCCTTATTATTTGTATATATCCAGTAATCTTGGAAGCTTGAGTGCCTTACTTTTTTATCCATGGGTTATCGAGCGATTTATTGGTTTGACTCATCAATTTTATTTCTGGAACTTTGGATTTGGTATTTATTTGCTACTTTTGGTGACGGTCTTATTTTTTACAAAATACCAACCCTCCATGTTAGCTGAAAAAAAAGAAGTGGATTTTTTGTCTTGGCAAGAGATAGCCTATTGGATTTTTTTGAGTTTTGTCCCGTGTAGTTTGATGCTAGGGGTTACTTTATATATCACTACTGATGTTGCTGCAACTCCCTTATTTTGGGTTTTGCCTTTAGCGCTTTACCTTTTGTCATTTGTCTTTACCTTTACAGCCAACCCCCTTATTTCACAAAAATGGCTTTCTCGTAATTGCCTGTTTTTTCTGATTTTTACAATTCTTGGGTTCATTTTTGGGGTTAGTCAAATCAGAGTGTGGCAATTGGTGCTATTTAATTTATTAAGTTTTTTTATTTTGGCTTTGCTGTGTCATGGCCAGTTGTTTGCACGAAGACCTAAACCACACAAACTCACTTTGTTTTATTTTTGCTTGTCCATCGGAGGAGTTTTAGCCGGGATATTTAATGGAATTTTAGCGCCAAATTGGTTTAATTATGTTTACGAGTACCCTTTAGCCATTTTATTAAGTTTATTTGCTCTTCCACTGCCAAAAACTAACCGAGGATGGTGGGTGCCATTAGTTGTTTTGGGTTTGCTGTCTCTGCATTATTTCATTCCTACCGTTCCCTGGTTTAAAAGTATTACAACTTTTCACATCCTTGCTATTTTGGCGCTTGGAATTATTGTGATTTGGCATCGCAATAAAATGAATCTTGTACTATCCATGCTCATTTTATTTGTTTTCCTTTATTTTCCTCCGTTGCAAGACAAACAGATTTTGCTCAAAGAAAGAAATTTTTACGGTGTCAAGCAAGTCTTCAAAAAGGATGATGTGCATGCATTAATAAGCCAATCAACCCTGCATGGGATGCAAGTAATGAATGGGGAAAGATCAAGTTATGGAACAAGCTCCTATTATGGAGCCATAGCCCCGATTGTCGATATTCTGAAGAAGGAGTTTCATCCGCTTTCTGTGACGATTATGGGATTGGGGGCAGGAACGCTGTTGTGCCAATTTCGGGCAACAGATTCCGTAAAGGTTATTGAGATTGATCAACAAGTAATTGATTTAGCTAAAAATAATAAATTATTCACATACATACGTGACTGTTCTCCATCAGCCGAGATTATTAAACAGGATGGTCGATTGGCCTTGGTGAATATGCCAGATGCTTCGCAGAATTTACTAATTTTGGATGCGTTTAATTCAGATGCTATTCCTGTCCATCTGATGACACTTGAAGCATTCACCTTATATAAGAGGAAAATTGTCGACAATGGAGTTATTTTGGTTAATCTAAGTAACAGACATCTGCAAATGCTCCCGGTAATTAATGCAATTGGACGTTCTTTGGATATGATAACTTTATTTTTAGCGCATAAGGGCGATAAGAAATTGGGGCAATTTAACTCAGAATGGGCTTTGCTTACCTCGAATCAATCCTTGGCGTTTCAAGTAATGAAAGGAACGAACTGGAAATTTGTGGCAAATGATGATCTGTTTTTATGGACTGATGATTACTCTAATATTATTCCCTTGTTGAAATGGTAAAGTAAAAAGATAAACTATCCAATTCATTTGTAGTCTTGACCTATAGTGATGCGGCTATCTATATTACCAATTGCCAACACACGCTTGGCTTATATTTCAGCAAGGTTTCCTTTTGTCTCTAGCCAGACTTTTCTATCTGCCGCTCGTTTTTTGTTGAGCATCATATCCATAATGGCTTCCGTTTGCTCTTCATCATCAAGAGTCAGTTGTACCAGACGTCTTGTATTGGGATCCATTGTGGTTTCTCTAAGCTGAATGGGATTCATTTCACCTAATCCTTTGAATCGTTGAACATTCACTTTTGATTTTGTGGTTTGAGTGAGATGTTGAACGATTCTATTTTTTTCCTCATCATCCAGGGCATAGTGAATCAGCTTTCCTGCATCGATTCGATAGAGAGGGGGCATGGCTACAAAAACGTGACCTGCTTTAACCAGAGGTTTGAAGTGCTTTAAAAACAAAGCGCATATTAATGTGGCAATATGAGCTCCATCAGAGTCTGCATCGGCAAGAATACATATTTTCCCATAGCGAAGACCTTCAAGATCACTGGAGCCAGGGTCTACGCCTATAGCAACAGAAATATCATGAATTTCCTGGGAAGCCAGCACTTGTGAAGAATCCACTTCCCATGAGTTAAGTATTTTTCCACGTAGGGGTAAAATGGCCTGATAATCTTTATTACGGGCTTGTTTGGCCGAACCACCTGCGGAGTCTCCTTCAACCAGGAACAGTTCTGCTTGACTTAAATCCGTTTGCAAGCAATCGGCTAATTTCCCAGGTAAAGCAGGTCCCTGGCTGACGCG
Above is a genomic segment from Legionella pneumophila subsp. pascullei containing:
- the rimO gene encoding 30S ribosomal protein S12 methylthiotransferase RimO, producing MNHKVGFVSLGCPKALVDSERIITQLKAQGYELVPTYQDAGVVVINTCGFIDSAVQESLDTIKEAMAENGRVIVTGCLGAKADVIKNACPDVLHISGAHAYEEVVNAVHQHLPPPADPFTQLIPPQGIKLTPRHYAYLKISEGCNQKCTFCIIPTMRGKLQSYPMAQILTEAKKLKQAGVKELLVISQDTSAYGVDTRYQQVEWQGKTVNTRFYDLCEQLGELGIWVRLHYVYPYPHVDDIVPLMRDGLILPYLDIPLQHANSRILKAMKRPASSENTLLRIASWREICPDITLRSTFIVGFPGETEEEFSELLAFLKEAQLDRVGCFKYSPVEGAKANDLDNPVSEDIKEERYHRFMQVQAEISRNKLKNKIGSTQTVLIDEINNDQIIARSKSDAPEIDGLVYLPKISGITVGSFAEVVITDSDDYDLYASLV
- the dsbD gene encoding protein-disulfide reductase DsbD, producing the protein MKKWPLLSLLFLTSFFVHAEPLPAAEVFKVNVKKIDPNTFAIQWDILPKYFLYSDRIQLNSDNDDIAQLGTLRFPTPLTKTDKQGRTFKVYRNQLTLPVGVLGITPGETIVNLRFQGCADDGFCYPPEVKQIKLTIDDKLALSQVDLETLKAPEETTLEKPEKSEQDIADIFANHNWIMILLIFYGFGLLLSFTPCILPMVPVLSGIIVGHGKTATTKKAFFLSLSYVLSMSVTYAVVGAVVALLGANLQISMQSPWAISLFSLIFVLLALSMFGFYEFKLPDAWQSKIVGSSREQRGGHYLGAAIMGCLSTLILSPCVTAPLIGVLTYIAQTGNVLLGSVTLFTLSLGMGTPLLLIGTSAGKWLPESGSWMNAVKAFFGILLLAVAIYLMARILPAGLVMGLWACLLIFSGIYSGALTKANTNQEKLCQGIGIILLTYGLLILIGASMGSSNPLQPLANLQAAPTATNAFESARAQSVKSVELAIKQAFGKPVMLDFYADWCASCKVMENTTFKDPRVQKALSHFIVIKVDVTANNQNDRALMQHFRVVAPPTFIFFNAQGVQLNNLKKVGEFNADEFMQTIKNIDAN
- the groES gene encoding co-chaperone GroES; protein product: MKIRPLHDRVVVRRMEEERTTAGGIVIPDSATEKPMRGEIIAVGAGKVLENGDVRALAVKVGDVVLFGKYSGTEVKVDGKELVVMREDDIMGVIEK
- a CDS encoding Dps family protein, whose protein sequence is MSKVIKKLEVALADTYALYLKTQNYHWHVTGPQFKSLHELFEMQYKELAEAVDQIAERIRIMGHKAPATFTEFNQLKTIKDGDSGLSANEMVSELAKDNMMIVKDLNQAIKIAQENEDEGTVTILSDRVAAHEKAHWMLSASKEKK
- a CDS encoding fused MFS/spermidine synthase, with the translated sequence MFRFLFPLSLFISSILLFSIQPMVAKTILPIYGGTPGVWTVCVLFFQFILLIAYGYVWLLSQIKRPAIWRLIHMVVVVLSFTAFPLLFHPATSDGQPEWVILNNLLMQLGLPLLVIGASAPLLQFAYSQTKSKGASDPYYLYISSNLGSLSALLFYPWVIERFIGLTHQFYFWNFGFGIYLLLLVTVLFFTKYQPSMLAEKKEVDFLSWQEIAYWIFLSFVPCSLMLGVTLYITTDVAATPLFWVLPLALYLLSFVFTFTANPLISQKWLSRNCLFFLIFTILGFIFGVSQIRVWQLVLFNLLSFFILALLCHGQLFARRPKPHKLTLFYFCLSIGGVLAGIFNGILAPNWFNYVYEYPLAILLSLFALPLPKTNRGWWVPLVVLGLLSLHYFIPTVPWFKSITTFHILAILALGIIVIWHRNKMNLVLSMLILFVFLYFPPLQDKQILLKERNFYGVKQVFKKDDVHALISQSTLHGMQVMNGERSSYGTSSYYGAIAPIVDILKKEFHPLSVTIMGLGAGTLLCQFRATDSVKVIEIDQQVIDLAKNNKLFTYIRDCSPSAEIIKQDGRLALVNMPDASQNLLILDAFNSDAIPVHLMTLEAFTLYKRKIVDNGVILVNLSNRHLQMLPVINAIGRSLDMITLFLAHKGDKKLGQFNSEWALLTSNQSLAFQVMKGTNWKFVANDDLFLWTDDYSNIIPLLKW